caggacagcagtgctgtaCGTCTGTCTGCAGCTCTCCCATGGAGCAGGAGGGGACCCGCGGTGGTGCTCCGACAACATCCCACTGCTTTCTGATCTCCCAGCAGTGCTACTGCCACCAGGGTTactgttgtgctgctgctgtgtgctccatGGAAGAGATGAGCTATAGTAGAGCCTCCTCTCACTTATTTGGTCCTAAAGCCTTCAGCTGCTCTTGGCTGCAGCCCGTTGTGGGCAGTGTGAATCTCTCTGAAGTGATAACCATACCAGTGGAACtgggggggttgggagggatTCCCAGAGCTGATGGAGGACACTGTGCTGCCGAGAGCAGTGCCAGGCAGCCCACTGTGCTCAGCTGGCAGTTAAGGGTGGGTGTACAGCTGATCACCAATCAGCCTCCCCCATCACAACCACCCGtgtcccacagccccccatccccattctcACGCTGTCCCGTTGTCACCGTGTCACACCATTGCTGTGTACAGTAAACCTTTATTGCCCCCCGAAGAGGTCCTCATTGTACACCACCTGTGCCCGCTTGTCGCGGTGTGAGCCCTTCGCGCTGTTCTTCACCgctgggggggcacagggagggggcagggactcagcactgctggcaccCCCGCGCTGTCCCTAtgcccccccagtgcccccccagctcacccagGGATCCCCACAGCGATTTCCCGGTGGCGGCGTCGAGCAGCGGCTGTTTGCGGGCGATGCTGACACGGAGCTGCACGTCCTGCACCACGGCGCCATtcagctgcagggaggggagagggggtcAGCAGATGGGACCACCCCCTGTAtccccccacagctcccacacAGCACCCACCTCGGCCATGGCCTGGTCAGCTGATTCCATCTTCTCGTAGGTGACAAAGGCGCAGCTGCAGTGGGGGTGAGGTCAGCACAGCGCCACCCCAATGGCCACACCCCATTCAGCACCGCCCCCCAACAGATACACCCACAAATCACTGACCACCCCCCAACCCGGCCCTCTGCCCGTCCCATCCCCCTCAGCTCATCCCACCACTCCTCAGACCCACCCGTGACTCCATCCACCCCCGGGCTCTGCCCCGGCCAcacccaaccccataaccccaccccacCATTGGCTCCATGACCACACCCACCCTTCGCCCCGCCCACCCGGCCCCGCCCCCTGCCGTGGCCCCGCCCACTTGCGCGGGCTGTCCAATGAGAGGTCGATGATGGCTCCGAAGGGCGAGAAGGCACTgcgcagcagctcagggctcagctctgccccatgcACGTACAGCGTGTTGCCCTTCCGGGGGGAGGGGCGCTCAGGGAATGAGTCAGAACCTGGGGGGCACCGTGGGCGCACCTTAGGGACATCGCCACATGGACCCCCCCTAGCAGAACCCCATTCCCAATGGGACACCAACAACAGAACACTCAAACAGGATCCCACCCCACAGGGCCCATCCTCAATGGAAACACCCCAGTGGGCCCCCCATAATGCAAAACCCCCATAACCCGCCCCCCCAATAGGACACCCCCTAACACCAAGAGCCTTTCTATGGACACCACCCCCAAAAGAACCCCCAGAACCACCACAGGACCCCCCCCAGAAACCAACAAGAACCCCTTAACTCCCCCAGGATTTAgcccccctttgcccccccgGATTTGAGGACCCCCTCCTACGCCTGAAGGACGCCTCGCGCTCGCGGCCCCCCCGCTCCTCAGGCTCCGGCTCCTGCTCCCAGTCCAAGCGGCGGTCGCGCTCTCCCCGCTCAGGGGGgtccccacgcccccccccaGCTTCGGGCTCCCGCAGCCGCTCACTGGCACTGACAAAGCTGGGGTCAAAAAATAGGAGGAGGGGAGCAAAATAAACACGGAGAGAGGGCTCAAATATGGGGGGGTACATTAGGGAGGGGAACAAAATAAAGGGCTGAGGGCAATAAAGAAGAGGGAGTGGCACTCACCTCTCATAGAGGGATTTTCTCTGGGGTCGCCGTGACTGCAGGGGTGGGGGAGGTTACAATGGGATTCCCATTTTGGGGATCCTGCCCCCCCTTCAATAActgcctccctgcccccccAGTACCTCAGGGGTGTCATCGTCAGCCGAAACGCTGCGCTGGAAGGGCTGGAAGGTGGGGGCCGGGCCCTTCTCGGGATCCTGGGAGGGGTATAAAGAATAAAGAGGTAGGGGGAGAGGGGTAACGGGGAATTTTGAGTGGGTTTGGGGAAaatgggggagggggtgggtAGGATTAGGGGGAGTTCAGGGGGTGTTAGGGTAtttggggtgggatttgggtGGAAATAAGGGGGATTTGGAGGGTAAAATGAGGAAGTTTGGGTGTTTCTGTTGGATTTAGGGAACAAAGAGGGGCTTTGTGGGATTTAGGGTGTTTTTGTGGGATTTGGCAGACAGTGGGGAAGATTTGTggaggatttgggggaaaaCAGAGGAGatatggggtctgggggtgttGACCAGAGGACTAGTATATTTGGGTGGGATTTGGAGCAAAATGGGAATGATATGAGGTGGTTTGGGGtgtttggggggatttgggggcctTTTTGTGGTATTTGTGCTGTTCTGGAGGCTGTTTTTGTGGAATTTGTAGTGAGATCTGGGATTTTTTGTGGAATTTATGGTGTTTTGGAAGAGTTTTTGTGGAATTTTGATGTTTCCAGGCTGTTTCTGTAGGATTTGGGGTGAGatctgtggttctgtgtgggGCTCTGGGGGCACAGTGGCTCTGGGTGGGGGTTTTTGGAGGGGTTCAACTTCATACCCCTCACCTTCAGCTTCCCCTCCAGTGTGCGGGAGCGTTTGAAGCCTGAATTCTTGGTCTCGGCCTTGATGGCACTGATGGCACCGGACTTCACCAGCAGCTTGGCCTGCTCAGTGGCCGTGGCGGTGTCCACCGGGGGTTGGTCCGACATGGCTGCGGTGGGGGGGGACTCAACCTCAGCCctcccaaaataaaaacaaaacccaccccCCCCAACGCCCTCCCCAAAATCCCATCCCCACATTAACCACACTTCCCCCCACTGCATACCCCCCGCACCCCTTGGACCTTCAGGGGGGACCTTCAGGCCCCCCCACCCCGACTCACAGCGCTTGATGCCCCCCTGACTGCTGGGCCCGGTGTtactctgctgcttcttcagcgCCAGCAGCGCCTTTTTCTGCGGGGAGACGGCGTtcagggggttgggggggacaATGAGGGGAAGCTGGGGGGGTCCGGGAGAGCCCAGGCCGACACCTTTTTGCGCAGTTTGGCGAAACGCTTCTGTAgggcctcctcctcctccgtcAGCCCCGGCGGCAGCGTCAACATGGCTGGGAATGGGGGATCCCGGGGGGTGGCTCTGAGGAGGTGTGGGGGGTCCTGGAGGTCGGGGGGAGTTCGGTCTCCCTGACAACAGCCGCAATGCCGCACTTCTtccgctcggctgcagcacTTCCGCTCGACATCCGGAACTTCCGGTCAGCATCCGGAACTTCCGCTCTGCGCTGAGGGCAGGGGGAACGCTTCCGGGTCAGCGCCCGGCGGAGCAGTGAGGATGGAGCTGGAGAGGATCGGTGGGGCTGGGGGCGTCTGTGGGAGGTTCATGGGGTCGGTTGTGGGGGGACGGGCGGGTCTGTGGGTCCTGGGAGAGTCGTGAGGGTCtgtgggggttatggggcctGTGGAGGGGCCTCTGTGGGGCCTGGAAGGGGGTGTGGTGTTTTAGAGCTCTGATCCTTCTGTATCTTTTTGCCCACCTCCACCCCCTCAGTGCTGCCCCCCCCCGGGCCCCTGCACCTCCCCCTGGCACTGTTGGAATTGGGCTGCGCCGGGCGCTGCGAACTGCTGCCGGgtcccgcccccccccgcagcACGGTGAGACTTTCCTGGACACCGCCTGACCCCTATGTAGCCTCTACCCCCCCTAACCCCCCTCCAAGCCCTCCTCCAATGGTCCCCCCTTCTGGCGGCCCCCCAAGACCCCTCTGAGCCCCCTAAAGGACGTTGTGAGGCCCCCTCCCCAGGGACCCCCCTGACCCCCTCAGACATCCTCTGACTTCACCCAGgatacccccccataccccattaACCATTCCCAGGGGGCCTTCCTGATCCCTCTTCCAGACCCCCTCTAATGTTCCCCCACCAAAGATTCCctttaacccccccccccagggggCTCTCAAAGGGACACCCCCGAGCCCCTCTTGCCCCTCTTGCTTGTCCCAAAAGACTCCCCCAGCCCCCTCAAATCCCCCTAAAGGACCCGCTTTCTCCCCCTTGGAATCCTCTAAGTGACCCCTcacgccccccccccagcttccCCAGGGCCTCCCGCCCTTCACTCCTCCCCTGACAGCGGAGTTGGAGCAGTGCTTCCTGGGGACCCCTGCCTGGCTGCCCCCCCACCAGCATGAGCGAGCTCAGAGGTATGGGGGGGCACTCATAATGGGAGTTGTTGGAGTGCAGTGCAGATATTTGGGGGTTCTGGACCCCTCCAGGGGAGGCTCTGAGGATGGAAGGGGAGGTGCTTATAGTGGGGGAACACTGGGGCAAAATGGGGATACTTAGGGAGCTCCAGACTCGTCAGGGGTTTCTCATCCCTCAGTGGGGCTCTGAGGGGGGAGGCAGACTGTGGGGGGCCTCTCCAACTGTTTTTgcctcccacccccacccagGTGCTGGACGCGGGTGCCCACCCCCCGGGCACTGTTTGTGTTGGAGCCAACCCCGGTGCACAGCAGTGTGCGGGCGCTGCGGGACCCCGGCACGGGAGCACTGCAGGGCTTTGTCGAGGTGGGGGAACAGTAATTAACTAattggggggggtgggggttggcATGGTATAAGACCCCCCTCACACCACGCTATAACCCCAACATAGGAGCTGCATGAGGACTCAGGGCTCGCATCTTCCCCAGACGTCAGCAGCATCCCCCAATGGGAAGGTGGGCACCTCCAACCCCCCTCCCTTTTAATATCCACTGCCCCCCCCTTTTTGTGTGACCCCTAAAGCTGACCCTTACCCCCTCCTTTTTGTAACCCTCCCAGGTGGTTTGGAGGAACCTCCCCTGGAGTTGCTCCACACCCAGGGGCCAAATGAAGAGGATTTGGACCTTGAAAATGGTACAGAGCTGTCGGGGGGCTATTTTGGGGGTGCCCCTTCTTTAATTTTATCATTTCATTGTGTGTTCCCCCCCAACCTCAGATTTGCTGACCACCCCCCCCGGGCTGAAACGTGGTGTTGAGTTCCAGCCCAGAGGTAGGGAACAGCGAGAAGTTCCTCCTTCTCAACCCCCAAATCCGTGCCCCCCCTGCAGcacactgaccccccccccccccccccccacctcactgtacccttctttaaaaacaaacagccccCGGAGCCCGGGGGGGGGCACCATCACTCTGTAGCGTTTTGGGGGCATTGGATTCCTTGGAGTTGGGGGGGGcagaagaagagcagaaaaaagagGGGGAGGGTGCTGGGGGGGGTACCCCCTCTCAGCCCCCCCCTGACAAAGGAGGGGCGCCttcccccacaccccccctgCGCCGTGCAGacagcctggaggagctggtgaTGGGGGTAAGTATGGGGGGAGTGGGTGGAAATAAGGgggtccctgcagcccccccatGCTGAAAGCCCACCCCCCCACACCCTCAGGAGGTGCTGGTGCCCCCCACCACAGCCACCCCTTCTGTGCCCCCCCaaagtgaggaggaggagtgggCGGTGGAGGAGGACTGCAGCGTCCCCGTGGAGGACTTTGAGGAGAAGATCCCAGATCCAGCATTCAAGGTGTGGGGGGTGCAAAATGGGGGCGGGGGGCAGGGGGTGCCCTCGGAGGAGACTGTGGGGAAATGGGGAGCAGTTAGGGGGGCCTGGGGGGTGACTTGAGGGATGTAGAGGGTGGTTTGGGGGAGCATCTATGGATGATTTCGGGGTCCTGGGTGGGGCTCATAAGATGGGAAGGGCGATTTGTGGGGGTGTCCTTGGTGGGTATGGAGTTGtggaggggggttgggggttTGGGGGTATCTGGGGGGGTTTGAGGAACTTCTGGGGTTTGAGGGGCCATTGGGGTGTGATGTGCGATTTGGGGGGGCAGTTTGGGGGCTCGGGGGGGCTTGTAGGTATTGGGATCCCATGGGCACCCAGGATTGCCAGGGCGTGGGGTTCCTCTATTGGTTTGGGATGGTTTTGGGTTCACCCCCCTTCTTGGGGCTCAGGCTCTGGGAGGGTCCtcaccccccctcccctcccgcaGTGGCCGTTCCGCCCCGATGCGTTCCAGCAGCGCGCGGCGCTGTGCCTGGAGCGGGGGCAGTCACTGCTGGTGGCTGCGCACACCTCTGCCGGCAAAACCGCCGTGGCTGAATACGCCATCGCGTTGGCACGGCGACACATGACACGGTGAGGGGGGCCcacaagggggggggggctgggtAGAGGGGTGAGCCCGTACTGGGGGGCCTGAGCCGCTTCCTTGGTCGCTGAGCCCGTCCTGGGGGTGCCTCCATCTCTTCCTCCGAGCTGTGGGGGTCTCTGAACACTTTTCAGGATCCCAAATCCTTCCTGGCGTCTCTGGGGGGTCCCCAGATCCTTTTGTGGTGTCCCTGATCCCTTCCTGGGAGTCCCCAGCCCCTTCCTGGGGTCTCTGGGGGTCCCCAATCCCTTCCGGGGGTCCCCAGCCCCATTcttggggtccttatggggatTTCTGAACCCTTCTTGTGTTCCCCACACCCACACTGGGGTCTCCCTGTGGGGCACTGAACCCTTCCTGTGGTCCTGGAGGGATCCTTGACCCGCTCGTTGCCGCTGACCCCCTGTGTCCCCCAGGGCCATCTACACGTCACCCATCAAAGCGCTCTCCAATCAGAAGTTCCGTGACTTCAGGGCCACCtttggggatgtggggctgctgaCGGGGGATGTGCAGCTGCGCACCGACGCCTCCTGCCTCATCATGACCACCGAGATCCTGCGGTGAGCCCCAAATGGCCCCGAAAAAGTGCCCCCAACATCCCCAAAATTATCCCCAAAATGGCCTTGAAAATGGCACTGAAactgccccagagctgccctcaAACAGACCCAAAAGTGACCCCAAgtccccccaaaacccaccTTGAACCCCTAAAAAACCCTGAACACCTGAAATCCCCACGCCCCCCCAGCTCGATGCTGTACAACGGCTCCGAGGTGCTTCGTGAGTTGGAGTGGGTCATCTTCGACGAGGTGCACTACATCAACGATGCCGAGGTAGGGGCCAGGGGGGCCCAAAACCATGGGAGGTCCTTGGGGGCTGAGGAGGGTGGGGTCCCATTGTTATAGGGTAAAAGTGGAGTTTggggggtggggttgggatggTTTGGAGGGAATTGGGCATTCTCTGAGGCGAGGGGTTTGTTCATGTGGGTCTGGGGTGTCCTGATGGACCTTAGGGTGGTCTGGGGCCATGGGCTCCTGTGGGGCTGCACCATTTTCTACTGtgtgagggaaggagggagggggctGTGCGGACCTtggggggggttctgggggtcCTGGGATGTCGTGGGGGGTCATAGGGTCATTTCAGGAGGGCGGCTGTCTGGGACATTGGAGATGCTGTAGGGTGCTGCGAGTCTGCACCATCAGCTGCCGTAGGGAGGAACTCTGGGGGTGTGGGATGCCatgggggggtcctggtgggtcCTGGGGCTCTGGTGGGGGTCCCACATCCTGTCCCCCCAGCGCGGCGTGGTGTGGGAGGAGACGCTGATCCTGCTGCCTGAGCACGtggggctggtgctgctcagtgccaccATCCCCAATGCCCTCGAGTTCGCCCAGTGGGTCGGGtaaggggctgtggggcgggaggggtgctatggggctggggaggtcTGTGGGA
Above is a window of Gallus gallus isolate bGalGal1 chromosome 26, bGalGal1.mat.broiler.GRCg7b, whole genome shotgun sequence DNA encoding:
- the NELFE gene encoding negative elongation factor E — its product is MLTLPPGLTEEEEALQKRFAKLRKKKKALLALKKQQSNTGPSSQGGIKRSMSDQPPVDTATATEQAKLLVKSGAISAIKAETKNSGFKRSRTLEGKLKDPEKGPAPTFQPFQRSVSADDDTPESRRPQRKSLYESFVSASERLREPEAGGGRGDPPERGERDRRLDWEQEPEPEERGGREREASFRRSDSFPERPSPRKGNTLYVHGAELSPELLRSAFSPFGAIIDLSLDSPRNCAFVTYEKMESADQAMAELNGAVVQDVQLRVSIARKQPLLDAATGKSLWGSLAVKNSAKGSHRDKRAQVVYNEDLFGGQ